One Brachyspira pilosicoli P43/6/78 genomic window carries:
- the rplI gene encoding 50S ribosomal protein L9 — MEIILKKDFISLGYEGDICKVKNGYARNFLIPRGIAVVKNAANLKTLAQMQKSLEKKRAKRKMEAEILKGKIVDISVIIPAKVADNGKLYGSVSQQTIVDALKEKEIDINKRDVHMEKHIKELGEYDVEIKLYHSVNANIKIKVVNIDSVDNATNVEANAENTEALNTTEENN, encoded by the coding sequence ATGGAAATTATCTTAAAGAAAGATTTTATATCACTTGGCTATGAAGGCGATATATGTAAAGTAAAAAATGGTTATGCAAGAAATTTCCTTATACCAAGAGGAATAGCTGTAGTAAAAAATGCTGCTAATTTAAAAACTTTAGCTCAAATGCAAAAAAGCTTAGAGAAAAAAAGAGCTAAAAGAAAAATGGAAGCAGAAATACTTAAAGGTAAAATTGTTGATATAAGTGTTATAATACCTGCTAAAGTTGCTGATAATGGTAAATTATATGGTTCTGTTAGCCAGCAGACTATAGTTGATGCTTTGAAAGAAAAAGAAATAGATATCAATAAACGCGATGTTCATATGGAAAAACATATTAAAGAACTTGGCGAATATGATGTTGAAATAAAATTATATCATAGCGTTAATGCTAATATCAAAATTAAAGTTGTTAATATTGATAGCGTTGATAATGCTACTAATGTTGAAGCTAACGCAGAAAATACTGAAGCTCTTAATACAACAGAAGAAAATAATTAA
- a CDS encoding M23 family metallopeptidase, with translation MIKKSLLFILFIQSIIFARIPIDENKIRITSTFGEFRTDHFHNGVDFGGNRMPIYPIADGEIVHYSDFDEDPTRPVYGVGNTLIVEHSEGIRSYYYHIDDGSIEKNYAKVTENDILALTGNTGRSGGAHLHLTIEDMKKGLVIDPLAYLDMNKGSEQSPLIHGIYLRTENRLIQIKDNMSIRYNDELKLFVKAYDLLGSIPMGLKRVKIYMNDDLLRDYDFTYFIKQNNVYYISPDYRFEDVYGVDSHYYRGGSFIPKRGKYIFKAEVTDFDDKSVVLTRSVNFH, from the coding sequence ATGATAAAAAAAAGTTTATTATTTATTTTATTTATTCAGTCAATAATTTTTGCTAGGATTCCTATTGATGAAAATAAGATTAGAATAACAAGTACATTCGGAGAGTTTAGAACAGACCACTTCCATAATGGGGTAGATTTTGGCGGAAATAGAATGCCTATATATCCTATAGCAGACGGCGAGATAGTACATTATTCTGATTTTGATGAAGACCCTACAAGACCAGTATATGGAGTAGGCAATACTCTTATAGTAGAGCATTCTGAAGGTATTAGAAGTTATTATTATCATATAGATGATGGAAGCATAGAAAAAAATTATGCTAAGGTAACAGAAAATGATATACTTGCTTTAACAGGAAACACTGGTCGTTCTGGAGGTGCTCATTTGCATCTTACAATAGAAGATATGAAAAAGGGGCTTGTTATAGACCCTCTTGCTTATCTTGATATGAATAAAGGCTCTGAACAATCTCCTCTTATACATGGTATATATTTAAGAACAGAAAATAGATTAATACAGATAAAAGACAATATGTCTATAAGGTATAATGATGAGCTAAAATTATTTGTTAAGGCTTATGATTTGCTTGGAAGCATTCCTATGGGGCTTAAGAGAGTAAAAATATATATGAATGATGATTTGCTTAGAGATTATGATTTTACTTATTTTATTAAGCAGAACAATGTTTATTATATATCTCCAGATTATAGATTTGAAGATGTTTATGGAGTTGATTCTCATTATTATAGGGGAGGAAGTTTTATACCTAAACGCGGCAAATATATATTTAAAGCAGAGGTTACAGACTTTGATGATAAGAGTGTTGTGCTTACTAGAAGTGTGAATTTTCACTAG
- the dnaB gene encoding replicative DNA helicase: protein MNNTPCSIEAEESLLGAMLQNSQAISAAISKIVSKDFYSERNRLLYECILEMHNRGIAVNAETTLRYLKENGLFDKIIQNDEVYLTKIIDGSPFHQNAKYYAEIIAEKSLLRDLITATQDIQNSAYEAKDSETKEIADFAEKRIFEVTQRRLDNDFIHIRDLLYEALTTIENRKKHKGTVTGVPSGFIGLDKVTHGFQPSDLIILAARPSVGKTSFALNIVEHVITNIESMNFGIGFFSLEMSSMQLVERLIASKARISLSRVRSGDLERPEWTKLGQTFNSLSQANLLIDDSSQLTIMEIRGKARQMKYKFAEIAKTTGKPIDLKLIVVDYLQLIHSNANTRRNGTREQEIADISRGLKALAKELNVPVIALAQLSRAVEQRQDKPRLSDLRESGSIEQDADIVMFLHRQKSNKEDKDEEVIDEKNNQVEVILAKHRNGAILEGLPLNFIADQTRFENINVNNN from the coding sequence ATGAATAATACTCCATGCTCCATAGAGGCTGAAGAGTCTCTACTTGGAGCTATGCTTCAAAACTCTCAGGCTATATCTGCAGCAATTTCTAAAATAGTATCTAAAGATTTTTATAGCGAAAGAAATAGACTGCTTTATGAATGCATTCTTGAAATGCATAATAGAGGAATTGCTGTTAATGCTGAAACTACTTTAAGATATCTCAAAGAAAATGGTCTTTTCGACAAAATAATTCAAAATGATGAAGTATATTTAACAAAGATAATAGACGGAAGTCCTTTTCATCAAAATGCCAAATATTATGCAGAAATTATAGCAGAGAAATCTTTATTAAGAGATTTAATAACTGCCACTCAAGATATACAAAACTCAGCCTATGAAGCTAAAGACTCTGAAACTAAAGAAATAGCCGATTTTGCGGAAAAAAGAATATTTGAAGTTACTCAAAGAAGGCTTGATAATGATTTTATACATATAAGAGATTTACTTTATGAAGCGTTAACCACTATAGAAAACAGAAAAAAACATAAAGGTACTGTTACAGGTGTGCCTTCTGGTTTTATTGGGCTTGATAAAGTTACTCATGGTTTTCAGCCTTCAGATTTAATCATATTAGCAGCTCGTCCTTCTGTTGGTAAAACTAGCTTTGCTTTAAATATAGTTGAACATGTTATTACTAATATTGAATCTATGAATTTTGGTATTGGTTTTTTCTCTTTGGAAATGAGCAGTATGCAGCTTGTGGAGAGACTTATTGCTAGTAAGGCTAGGATTAGTTTGTCTCGTGTAAGGTCTGGGGATTTGGAGAGACCAGAGTGGACTAAATTAGGTCAGACTTTTAATAGTTTATCTCAGGCTAATTTGTTAATAGATGATTCAAGCCAATTAACTATTATGGAGATAAGAGGTAAAGCTAGGCAGATGAAATACAAGTTTGCCGAAATTGCCAAAACCACAGGAAAACCAATAGATTTGAAACTGATAGTAGTTGATTATTTACAGCTTATTCATTCTAATGCCAATACCAGAAGAAACGGCACAAGAGAACAAGAGATTGCAGATATATCAAGAGGTCTTAAAGCATTGGCAAAAGAGTTAAATGTACCTGTTATAGCATTAGCACAGTTGTCTAGGGCAGTTGAGCAGAGACAGGATAAACCAAGGCTTTCTGATTTGCGTGAATCTGGTTCTATAGAGCAAGATGCTGATATTGTTATGTTTCTTCATAGACAAAAGTCGAACAAAGAGGACAAAGATGAAGAAGTAATAGATGAGAAGAATAATCAGGTTGAAGTAATACTTGCAAAACATAGAAATGGTGCTATACTTGAAGGGTTGCCTCTTAATTTTATTGCTGACCAGACAAGATTTGAAAATATTAATGTTAATAATAATTAA
- a CDS encoding MlaE family ABC transporter permease, whose translation MELFDVKIEVRKGIKNKIIILLDTLGEFASLLIQIFKYTFRPSFSFKLLTDQIVRMGVESFIVAAVTVLCTGMVMSLQIAVVLDSVLKGISQFVGSMVGKAMVKELSPMLLALIFAGRVGSSVTAEIGTMQVSEQLDALKTLYTNPIEYVAVPRFWAAVISLPMLTVSADIIGVLGGAVVTVFVLNNDPAIYFDRAIAVISLGDFIGSLIKSTIFGAEVILISCFYGFRTNGGAEGVGKATTISVVYSFMLILITDYLLVSILGMFGM comes from the coding sequence ATGGAATTATTTGATGTTAAGATAGAAGTTAGAAAGGGTATAAAAAATAAGATTATCATATTGCTTGATACATTAGGTGAGTTTGCTTCTTTACTTATACAGATATTTAAATACACTTTTAGACCTAGTTTTTCTTTTAAGCTTTTAACTGACCAAATAGTGAGAATGGGGGTAGAGTCTTTTATTGTTGCTGCGGTAACTGTACTTTGTACTGGTATGGTAATGTCGCTTCAGATAGCAGTTGTTTTGGACAGCGTATTAAAAGGTATATCACAGTTTGTTGGTTCTATGGTTGGTAAGGCTATGGTTAAGGAATTATCTCCTATGCTTCTTGCTTTAATATTTGCGGGTAGGGTGGGAAGTTCTGTTACTGCTGAGATTGGTACTATGCAGGTAAGTGAACAATTGGACGCTTTAAAGACATTATATACTAATCCAATAGAATATGTTGCTGTGCCTAGATTTTGGGCTGCTGTTATATCTCTTCCTATGCTTACTGTTTCTGCTGATATAATAGGGGTACTTGGCGGGGCAGTTGTTACTGTGTTTGTACTTAATAATGATCCTGCTATTTATTTTGATAGGGCTATTGCTGTTATTTCGCTTGGGGACTTTATTGGAAGTTTAATAAAATCTACTATTTTTGGTGCTGAAGTTATTTTGATTTCTTGTTTCTATGGATTTAGAACTAATGGAGGAGCTGAAGGTGTTGGTAAAGCTACTACTATTAGCGTGGTTTATAGCTTTATGTTAATACTTATAACAGACTATCTATTAGTTTCAATACTTGGTATGTTTGGCATGTAA
- a CDS encoding UDP-N-acetylmuramoyl-tripeptide--D-alanyl-D-alanine ligase, with translation MGQTSLKDIIKIANETNSKCIFNSTDENKNLQISTDSREDFNENKLFLAIKGDKFNGNDFALDTYNKGCRFFILSENINMPKDANVVYTNDSVLFFIKLAREYRRRFNIKVVSITGSCGKTTTKELTALFLGTKYKTLKTEGNFNNEIGVPKTIFNLDDSYEMAVIEAGMNHKNELLRISEAIEADTVIINNVEPVHIAFLGSLENIALAKSELFNNAKENAIINKNTNKVDILLSEAKNKKIKNIIEADIKEIKKINDNSFVYKGVTFNHNLIGDFNLQNILMALKAAELYNIDLEECAKALTNYQNQKNRMQIIKINNCSIINDCYNSNPTALKNMLIYLSKREEKRKIAIIGDMLETETQNSSFHKNIGIFINSLKNINEVITVGDNSQKIDNEVTCSKMHFKKVEESINTIIDIIKNSNEETAILIKASLGMRFNTIIEAINNI, from the coding sequence ATGGGACAAACTTCTCTAAAAGATATAATAAAAATAGCAAATGAAACTAATTCAAAATGTATCTTCAACTCTACTGATGAAAATAAAAATTTACAAATATCCACAGACAGCAGAGAAGATTTTAATGAAAACAAATTATTTTTAGCCATAAAAGGCGATAAGTTTAACGGCAATGATTTTGCTTTAGATACATACAATAAAGGATGCAGATTTTTTATACTTTCAGAAAATATCAATATGCCAAAAGACGCTAATGTGGTTTATACTAATGATAGTGTATTATTTTTTATAAAGTTGGCCAGAGAATATAGAAGAAGATTTAATATAAAAGTAGTATCAATTACAGGAAGCTGCGGAAAAACTACTACAAAAGAATTAACAGCATTATTTTTAGGCACAAAATATAAAACACTAAAAACAGAAGGCAATTTTAATAATGAAATAGGAGTGCCAAAAACAATATTTAATTTAGATGACAGTTATGAGATGGCAGTAATAGAAGCTGGAATGAATCATAAAAATGAACTTTTAAGAATATCTGAAGCAATAGAAGCTGATACTGTTATTATTAATAATGTTGAACCTGTGCATATTGCTTTTTTGGGTTCTTTAGAAAATATAGCTCTTGCTAAAAGTGAGTTATTTAATAATGCAAAAGAAAATGCTATTATAAATAAAAACACAAACAAAGTAGATATATTATTAAGCGAAGCAAAAAACAAAAAAATAAAAAACATTATAGAAGCAGACATAAAAGAAATAAAAAAGATAAATGATAACAGTTTTGTTTATAAGGGCGTAACATTCAATCATAATTTAATTGGAGATTTTAATTTACAAAATATATTAATGGCTCTAAAAGCAGCAGAACTTTATAACATAGATTTAGAAGAATGTGCAAAAGCTTTAACTAATTATCAAAATCAAAAAAATAGAATGCAGATAATAAAAATAAATAACTGCTCTATTATAAACGATTGCTACAATTCAAACCCTACAGCATTAAAAAATATGCTTATATATTTATCTAAAAGAGAAGAAAAAAGAAAAATAGCTATTATAGGCGATATGCTTGAAACAGAAACTCAAAACTCTTCTTTTCATAAAAACATAGGAATATTTATAAACTCATTAAAAAACATAAATGAAGTTATTACAGTCGGAGATAATTCTCAAAAAATAGATAATGAAGTTACATGCTCTAAAATGCATTTTAAAAAAGTAGAAGAGAGTATAAACACTATAATTGATATTATAAAAAATAGTAATGAAGAGACAGCAATTTTAATAAAAGCTTCACTAGGTATGCGTTTTAATACGATAATAGAAGCAATAAATAATATATAA